CTATAGTCTCGACATTCCAGAATCCCGGGAAACTCGATGTTTGCTTATATCCTGCGGCGCCTGTGGCAGATGTTGCCCACCATGGCGGGCGTCGTCGTGCTGGTGTTCCTGCTGTTTAACTGGGTGGGCGGCGATCCGTCCTACCTGTTGGCGGGCAAGATGGCGGATGCGCACGCGATCGCCAGCATCCGCGCCCAGCTCGGGCTGGACCAGCCGTGGTACGTCCAGCTCGGTATTTTCGTGAAGCAGATCGTCACCTTCGATTTCGGCAACGCCTGGAGCACGGGCGAGCCGGTGTCGCACATCCTGACCAGCCGCCTGGGGCCCTCGCTGACGGTGCTGGTCCCGCTGACCGTGCTCGAAACCTTGGTCGGCATCGCGCTGGCGCTGGCCGTGGCCTTCATGCGCGGCTCGCTGACCGACCGAATCGTGATGATCGCCTGCACGGTCGGCATGTCGATCTCGATCCTGGTCTACATCATCGTGTTCCAGTATGGCCTGGCCTACAAACTCGGCCTGTTTCCGGTGCAGGGCTGGGGCGAGGGCTTCTGGGAAAACCTGCTGCGCTACGCGACGCTGCCGATCCTGATCGGCCTGGCCGTGTCGCTGGCGCCGACGCTGCGCCTGTTCCGCAGTTTCGTGCTGGACGAGGTCGGCCAGGATTACGTGCGCACCGCGCGCGCGAAGGGCTTGCCGGAGCGGCGCATCGTCTGGGTGCACGTGCTGCGCAACGCGGCGATCCCGATCATCACCTACGTCATGGCCAACCTCCCGGCGCTGCTGATCGGCGCCTTTTTGCTCGAGCGCTTCTTCGGCATCCCAGGCATCGGGCGCGAAGTCATCCTGGCGGTCGAGCGCAGCGATTTCCCGGTCATCAAGGCGATCACGGTGTACGTCGCGGCCGCCACGATGGTGTTCAATTTGCTGGCCGACCTGATGTACCAGGCGGTCGATCCGCGCGTGAAGCTGGCATGACGGACCGGACGATGGGTACCGACAGCGCGACCGCATTCCCGATGCAGGCCTCGCCCGGCCTGTGGACGCTGGCCTGGCGGCGCCTGCGCGCCGACCGCGTGGCGATGGCTTCGCTGGCCGTGGTGCTGCTGTTCCTGCTGTCGGTCGTGTTGTCGGCGACTGGGCTGGTCGCGGCCGACTGGGAAGACGAGGTCGCCGTCAACTACGCGCCGCCGAGCTTCATCGGCCCCGACCCGGCGCTGGCCGCGCTGGCACAGCCGCAACGGCCGGCCCCGCCGAACGCCTTCGATCCGCTGGCCGGCGACATCGCCGTGCTCAAGGCGCAATTGGCGCGAGAGGGGCGCGCGGTGCAAAAGCCCAAACGCACCACGCTGCCGTTCGGCGCCGACAAATGGGGCCACGACGTCATCAAGAAAACCATCAAGGGCGGCCAGACCTCGATCGTGGTCGGCCTGGTCGCGGCCTTCGTGGCGGTGGCGCTGGGCACCTTGTTCGGGGCGCTGTCCGGCTTTTACGGCGGGGTGGTCGACGATGCCTTCAACTGGTTCTACAGCGTGTTCACGTCGATCCCGTCGATCCTGATGATCCTGGCGGTGGCGGCGGTGCTGCAGACCCGGGGCGTGGCGAGCATCGTCCTGATCCTGGGCCTGACCGGCTGGACCGGACCGTACCGCCTGATCCGCGCCGAGTACATCAAGCACAAGGCGCGCGAATACGTGATGGCCGCCGACGCCATCGGCGCCTCGGACTGGCGCAAGATGTTCAGCCATATCCTGCCCAACGTCTCGCACGTGGCGCTGGTGCAGATGTCGATCCTGGTGGTCGGCTTCATCAAGGCCGAGGTGATCCTGTCGTTCCTCGGCTTTGGCGTGCCGGTCGGGACCGTCTCGTGGGGCAGCATGCTCAACGAGGCGCAGAACGAACTCATCCTCGGCAAGTGGTGGCAATTGACGGCCGCCGCCACTGCGATGGCGCTGCTGGTGACGGCCTTTTCCTTGTTTGCCGATGCACTGCGCGATGCGCTCGATCCCAAGTTGAAGTGAAAGCCGCATGAGCCAATCGACGATCCACGAGACGAATTTGCTAGAGGTGCGCGACCTGCGCATCTCGTTCAGGACCGACAAGAAAAACAAGGTCGAAGCGGTCAAGGGTATCTCCTTCCGCGTCCCGGCGGACAGCACGGTGGCGCTGGTGGGCGAATCGGGCAGCGGCAAGTCGGTCAGCTCGCTGGCCGTGATGGGCCTGCTCCCTGCTGAGACCACGATCATCGAGCCGGGTTCCTCGATCCGCTTCGAAGGGCGCGAGCTGCTTGCGTTGTCCCAAAAAGAGCGCCGGAACATCTGCGGCAAGGACGTCTCGATGATCTTCCAGGAACCGATGTCCTCGCTGAACCCGGTGTTCACGGTCGGTTTCCAGATCGGCGAAGTCCTGCGCCTGCACATGGGCATGGGCAAGCGCGAGGCGCGCGCGCGCACGCTGGCGCTGCTCGAGGAAGTCGGCATCCCCGACCCGGCCGCCAAGATCGACGCCTACCCGAGCCAGATGTCGGGCGGCCAGCAGCAGCGCGTGATGATCGCGATGGCGATCGCCTGCGAGCCCAAGCTCCTGATCGCCGACGAGCCCACCACCGCGCTCGACGTCACGATCCAGAAGCAGATCGTCGAGCTGATCGCGAAGCTGCAGCAGCGCCGGCGCATGGCGGTGCTGTTCATCACCCACGACCTCGGCCTGGTCGGCGAGATCGCCGACCGCGTGATCGTGATGCGCCACGGCGAAGTGCGCGAAGAGGGCTCGGCAAGCCAGGTGCTGCACGCGCCCGAGGACCCCTACACGCGCGCGCTGCTGGCCTGCCGCCCGACCCTGGACGCGCGGCCGCTGCGCCTGCCCACCATCGCCGACTTCCTCGGCCAAGGCGGCCCGGCCCAGGCGCGCGCGGACGCGCAGACGCAGCGCGTGCGGGGATACGCGCCCGGCGATGACAACGTGCTGGTCGTGAAGGGACTGTCGAAAAGCTTCTGGCTGCGCGAAGGCTGGTTCGGCAAGCGCGAGTTCCAGGCGGTGAAGGACGTTTCGTTCACGCTCGCGCGCGGCAAGACGCTGGGCGTGGTCGGCGAATCCGGCTCGGGCAAGACCACGGTCGGCCTGAGCCTGCTGCGCCTGCACCGCGCCAGCGGCGGCAGCGCGCTGTTCGACGGACGCGACCTGTTCGCCATGAGCGAGCGCGAGTTCCAGCCGTACAAACGGCGCATCCAGATCGTGTTCCAGAATCCGTACGCCTCGCTCAATCCGCGCTTCACGGTCGGCCAGATCCTGCTCGAGCCGATGCGCATCCACCGGATCGGCGCCAGCGACGCCGGGCGCATCGAGCATGCACAGTATCTGTTGCAGCGCGTCGGCCTGCCGGCCCAGGCCATCGGACGCTACCCGCACGAGTTTTCCGGCGGCCAGCGCCAGCGCATCGCGATCGCGCGCTGCCTGACCATGAAACCGGAGATCCTGGTGTGCGACGAATCGGTGTCGGCGCTGGACGTCTCGGTGCAGGCCCAGGTGCTGAACCTGCTGCAGGACCTGCAGGACGAGTACAAGATGAGCTACATCTTCATCTCGCACGACCTGTCGGTGGTGAAGTACATCTCGGACCGGGTGATGGTGATGCACCACGGCAGCGTGGTCGAGATGGCGGATTCGGACGAGCTGTACCGCAACCCCCGCCATCCCTACACGCAGGCGCTGCTGGCGGCGATTCCGCGCGCCGCTTGAGCCGGGCTCGAATTTTCCACAGGCAAGCTGGCGCTGCCGTTCCACGGCGCGTGCAAACATGAGCTTCCATCGAAAACAAAGGAAGCAGAATGAAGCATAGCCAGCCGCCGCGCCGGGATTTCCTGCGTTACATGGGAACCCTGGCCCTGTCCGCGCCCGCCGTCGCGGCCGCGAACGACCAGGACAAGGTAACGTTCCCGCCGATCTACGACAAGAGCGAGAAACCCGAGCAGACCGAACCGCCGGCCGACCCGTGGAACGAGCGCGTCGGTGTCGCCATCGTCGGCCTGGGCCGCATCTCCGTCAACGAGATGCTGCCGGCCTTCGCCCAGAGCAAGCACGCCAAG
This genomic stretch from Massilia sp. 9096 harbors:
- a CDS encoding ABC transporter ATP-binding protein → MSQSTIHETNLLEVRDLRISFRTDKKNKVEAVKGISFRVPADSTVALVGESGSGKSVSSLAVMGLLPAETTIIEPGSSIRFEGRELLALSQKERRNICGKDVSMIFQEPMSSLNPVFTVGFQIGEVLRLHMGMGKREARARTLALLEEVGIPDPAAKIDAYPSQMSGGQQQRVMIAMAIACEPKLLIADEPTTALDVTIQKQIVELIAKLQQRRRMAVLFITHDLGLVGEIADRVIVMRHGEVREEGSASQVLHAPEDPYTRALLACRPTLDARPLRLPTIADFLGQGGPAQARADAQTQRVRGYAPGDDNVLVVKGLSKSFWLREGWFGKREFQAVKDVSFTLARGKTLGVVGESGSGKTTVGLSLLRLHRASGGSALFDGRDLFAMSEREFQPYKRRIQIVFQNPYASLNPRFTVGQILLEPMRIHRIGASDAGRIEHAQYLLQRVGLPAQAIGRYPHEFSGGQRQRIAIARCLTMKPEILVCDESVSALDVSVQAQVLNLLQDLQDEYKMSYIFISHDLSVVKYISDRVMVMHHGSVVEMADSDELYRNPRHPYTQALLAAIPRAA
- a CDS encoding ABC transporter permease, giving the protein MFAYILRRLWQMLPTMAGVVVLVFLLFNWVGGDPSYLLAGKMADAHAIASIRAQLGLDQPWYVQLGIFVKQIVTFDFGNAWSTGEPVSHILTSRLGPSLTVLVPLTVLETLVGIALALAVAFMRGSLTDRIVMIACTVGMSISILVYIIVFQYGLAYKLGLFPVQGWGEGFWENLLRYATLPILIGLAVSLAPTLRLFRSFVLDEVGQDYVRTARAKGLPERRIVWVHVLRNAAIPIITYVMANLPALLIGAFLLERFFGIPGIGREVILAVERSDFPVIKAITVYVAAATMVFNLLADLMYQAVDPRVKLA
- a CDS encoding ABC transporter permease gives rise to the protein MTDRTMGTDSATAFPMQASPGLWTLAWRRLRADRVAMASLAVVLLFLLSVVLSATGLVAADWEDEVAVNYAPPSFIGPDPALAALAQPQRPAPPNAFDPLAGDIAVLKAQLAREGRAVQKPKRTTLPFGADKWGHDVIKKTIKGGQTSIVVGLVAAFVAVALGTLFGALSGFYGGVVDDAFNWFYSVFTSIPSILMILAVAAVLQTRGVASIVLILGLTGWTGPYRLIRAEYIKHKAREYVMAADAIGASDWRKMFSHILPNVSHVALVQMSILVVGFIKAEVILSFLGFGVPVGTVSWGSMLNEAQNELILGKWWQLTAAATAMALLVTAFSLFADALRDALDPKLK